The Ignavibacteria bacterium genome contains the following window.
AGTAAAACAAAAATGCTCAAAGAAAATATAGATGAGGCATATACAATCACTGATAGATAATTTTTTCTAAACAAATTTTGCAAAAATAATTTGTTAATCACTGTTCTTATGAATTCTAAATATATAAACATAATGATGCACAAAATAACCATTAAAGCAAGCAGAGCTCCCCAGAACAAACTAAACGAGATCTCTAAATCATAAATTGAACCTAAAACAAAAAGAAGTGATGCAAATTTTAAATTCAATAAAATAAAAAGAGGTATTAAAAAATTCTTATTATTTGCATAGAGAATTTGTTTAAATGCGTTCTCAGTATCAAATAACATTTGATAAAGCACTGACCAAAAATCAATGTTAGAAACTTTAGCACGTAAAACATTTGAGCAGCTTGAGCATTTGTATGCTTCAAAATAATTTTCTGAACTGCAAGATTTACAAATAACTTTATTCAAAAAATTTCACTCCCCTTCAATTGTGATTAATGGTGCATTTTTGTTAATTGTAGCACCAAGCTCAACATTTATCTGCTTCACAACCCCATCAATGGGTGATTTTAGCTCGTTTTCCATCTTCATTGCTTCTAGAATTAGTAGGCTTTCGCCAACTTGAATTTCCTGTCCGACCACAACTTTCAGTTTTGATATTAATCCGGGCATCGGAGCCTTGATAATTGCGTTCTTCTGATTTAAGTGATCTTCGCTCATCTTTTCGAAAACTTCACCGTAATAATTATGAATTTCGAATGGTAAAATATTCCCATTGAAATATGCACGTGATGAACCATTTACAATCGGTTCAACATTGATTTCGTAAATATGATCTCCATCGGAAACTTGATACAAATTTTCTGATAGAGGTATGATTTCCAGAGCATTATTATTTTTCTCCTCTATTACAGAGTGTTCATAATTCGGATATGTTATTTTGTATTTCAATCCTCAAACCTTCGTTTTATCCAATTCGATTTTACTGTAAAAGAATTGGAGGTATTCTTTTGAGCAGAATTACGTTTAGAATTACAATAACTTATCGTCTTCGAGACAAGGTCTAAAATCTTCTCATCACCTTTAATCCAATGACCGTTTCCATTTTCCTGAAATTTATTCGAGAGGTACTGTGTGTCAAATTTATTCTCAATAAACTCTGGCTCATTTAAAATCCATAAACATAGAGGAATGTTAGTCACTAAACCTACAATTTGTATCTCACGCAGCACTCTTTCCATTCTTGCGATTGCTTCATTTCTATTAATCCCCCACGTCACTACTTTTGCTAAAATGGGATCATAATATATTGGAACCTCGCTTCCCATGTCGATCCCGCTGTCAATCCGCACTCCGAATCCACCCGATACCCGGTAGTGAGAAATTTTTCCAAACGAGGGCATAAAGTTATTAAAAGGATCCTCAGCATAAATACGAACTTCAATACTTGATCCATTGATTTTTAATTGGTCTTGAGTAAAAGAAAGTTTTTCACCAGCAGCTATCTTAATTTGTTCACGTACGATATCGATACCTGTTATGAATTCGGTAACTGGATGTTCAACTTGAACTCGCGTGTTCATCTCTAAGAAATAAAAATTCTTATCGCTATCAACTAAAAATTCTATCGTTCCTGCATTTGTATAATTACAAGCTTTTGCAGCTTGTATTGCAGACAATGTAATTTTTTTTCTAAGTTCATCATCAACAGTTGGTGATGGGGCTTCTTCAATAATTTTCTGATGCCTCCTTTGGATGGAGCATTCCCTTTCAAACAAATGGACATAATTTCCAAAATGATCCGCAATTATCTGAATTTCAATGTGTTTTGGATTCGTCAGATATTTTTCTACATATACATTTTTATCTTTGAATGATTTTTCTGCTTCGCTCTGAGCCATCTCAAAACTTGAGTATAGTTCTGACTCATCATGCACTACTCTCATCCCTTTACCACCACCGCCAGAAGTTGCTTTGAGTAGAATCGGATAACCAATTGAA
Protein-coding sequences here:
- a CDS encoding acetyl-CoA carboxylase biotin carboxyl carrier protein subunit; protein product: MSEDHLNQKNAIIKAPMPGLISKLKVVVGQEIQVGESLLILEAMKMENELKSPIDGVVKQINVELGATINKNAPLITIEGE
- the accC gene encoding acetyl-CoA carboxylase biotin carboxylase subunit — encoded protein: MFKKILIANRGEIAIRIIRACKDLGIQPVAVYSDADKNSLHVRLAGEAIHIGASQSKDSYLNFEQIVDAAKISNCEAIHPGYGFLSENPDFIKYVCDRDLVFIGPSADSVRLMGNKASARDLMIKHNVPVVPGTKDPIQSKDELKSIVNSIGYPILLKATSGGGGKGMRVVHDESELYSSFEMAQSEAEKSFKDKNVYVEKYLTNPKHIEIQIIADHFGNYVHLFERECSIQRRHQKIIEEAPSPTVDDELRKKITLSAIQAAKACNYTNAGTIEFLVDSDKNFYFLEMNTRVQVEHPVTEFITGIDIVREQIKIAAGEKLSFTQDQLKINGSSIEVRIYAEDPFNNFMPSFGKISHYRVSGGFGVRIDSGIDMGSEVPIYYDPILAKVVTWGINRNEAIARMERVLREIQIVGLVTNIPLCLWILNEPEFIENKFDTQYLSNKFQENGNGHWIKGDEKILDLVSKTISYCNSKRNSAQKNTSNSFTVKSNWIKRRFED